From a region of the Vaginimicrobium propionicum genome:
- a CDS encoding ABC transporter ATP-binding protein — translation MRTSIDHVSFDYQFNPNEETSSAHVSAVSDIKLDFAKGSCTLITGPSGAGKSTLLKLLNGLIPELYKGNLSGRTLLAGLDTAQTDIQQLGRTAGTVFQNPRSQFFTANVLEELAFASENAGDTPQTIANRIAEAVNTWGIQRLLGKGLRQLSGGELQLVACAAAVAGPQQILLLDEPTSNLSPEAISAFSKVLQRLKSAGWTLVVAEHRVYPLKGLADQVAIMAAGRIQHLFTADEFFSLSSKQRKELGLRTLEKPKNCVRATPDQQADGITAKNLRFSYGKHRVLNIPSLCLPKGKVVALVGPNGAGKTTLARTLIGLAHPEGGSDISFSGKSCRAADRQRRSVLVMQDVNRQLFAETVAAEVVLGNDNLSEEQVQALLGDLGLQGLSERHPMTLSGGQKQRLVIANALASQAELYVFDEPTSGVDYRHLLSISSQIRSLAAKNKAILIISHDLEFINEAADYQLLLRPLDSGITAQLTAPDQEKHGKRKPSDRSPS, via the coding sequence ATGAGAACCTCAATCGACCATGTCTCCTTCGATTACCAGTTCAACCCGAATGAAGAAACCTCATCAGCTCACGTTAGCGCAGTCAGTGATATCAAACTCGATTTCGCTAAAGGATCTTGCACCCTAATCACCGGTCCTTCCGGAGCAGGCAAGTCAACCCTATTAAAACTTCTGAACGGGTTAATACCCGAACTTTATAAGGGTAACCTGAGCGGACGCACCCTCCTTGCCGGTCTCGATACCGCGCAAACAGATATCCAACAATTAGGGCGTACCGCCGGGACAGTTTTCCAAAATCCCCGTTCCCAATTTTTTACAGCAAATGTACTAGAAGAGTTAGCATTCGCGAGCGAAAATGCCGGAGATACCCCCCAAACAATCGCTAACCGGATCGCGGAAGCTGTTAACACCTGGGGCATTCAGCGGCTGCTGGGCAAAGGGTTACGTCAGCTTTCCGGAGGTGAATTACAGCTAGTTGCTTGCGCAGCTGCAGTGGCCGGCCCGCAGCAAATCCTGCTTTTAGACGAGCCGACCTCTAACCTTTCCCCCGAAGCAATCTCCGCATTCAGCAAAGTCTTACAAAGATTAAAAAGCGCCGGCTGGACCCTAGTAGTAGCAGAGCACCGCGTTTACCCCCTAAAAGGTCTCGCAGATCAAGTCGCGATCATGGCTGCAGGACGAATCCAGCATTTGTTTACTGCGGACGAGTTTTTTAGCTTGTCTTCTAAACAGCGTAAAGAGTTAGGGTTGCGCACCCTGGAAAAACCAAAAAATTGCGTTAGAGCCACTCCTGATCAGCAGGCAGACGGTATCACCGCAAAAAATTTAAGGTTCAGTTACGGCAAACACCGCGTCCTCAATATTCCCTCCCTATGTTTACCGAAGGGAAAGGTAGTTGCGCTAGTCGGCCCGAACGGAGCGGGCAAAACTACTCTCGCGCGCACCCTCATCGGGTTAGCTCACCCGGAGGGAGGCAGCGATATTAGTTTTAGCGGCAAATCCTGCCGGGCGGCAGACAGACAAAGACGCAGCGTGCTAGTAATGCAAGATGTGAACCGGCAGCTATTTGCCGAAACAGTAGCGGCAGAGGTCGTACTAGGAAATGACAATCTCAGCGAAGAGCAGGTGCAGGCGCTTCTAGGTGATCTGGGGTTGCAAGGATTATCTGAACGCCACCCGATGACTCTTTCCGGGGGACAAAAACAACGTCTCGTGATTGCCAACGCCCTGGCGAGCCAGGCAGAGCTTTACGTTTTCGATGAACCCACCTCGGGGGTTGACTACCGGCACCTACTGTCGATTAGTTCCCAGATTCGCTCATTAGCCGCTAAGAACAAAGCCATCCTGATCATTAGTCACGACTTGGAGTTCATCAATGAAGCGGCCGATTACCAGTTATTGCTCCGGCCTCTCGATAGCGGAATAACCGCGCAACTTACCGCGCCTGACCAAGAGAAACATGGAAAGAGGAAGCCAAGTGACAGATCACCAAGTTAG
- a CDS encoding ABC transporter ATP-binding protein, with amino-acid sequence MTDHQVSELAKDAAANIKLTSKQGKAALRELLAPVQLALQVGQVMAVISAILRVFPFVALVGIGNELLTSLGNGASPNQSVIIFWVKVLIGTFCGGLLAYFVGLLVTHIADNRLSASIQQKIIRFLGQAPLTWFSDNTSGHVRKVLQDDVKNLHALVAHRPVDSLIATLMPIFCAGYTFTIDLRLGLLVIVTVPIYIIAYAVMMRGMGDKSLELDAKLDQVSSAMVEFVKGIQVVKTFGITGKAHRKYAHSANEACDYMEEWNRPMVHAASLTAALTSTPLIVFLFGIVGPWFVSKHWVSPVEVVAGCLIAIALPSSINLVTQLAWNYQLAGAAAKRILDLLRVKPLACPDQSLHLPQDASIEFENVSLSYDHTLALDNISLRCAPGTVTALMGPSGAGKTTLAKLAARFLDPDTGTVLIGGVNLKDLSRTDLYRHLGFVLQDAQLLRASIRDNISIGRHDADETEIIIAARQAQIHEEIMALPKGYDTVVGEDLKLSGGQAQRIAIARTLLLDAPILILDEAAAMVDPECEAQIQKAINHLMAGRTVLVIDHRPDSVKNVDQIVLLDKGQLVACGDHQKLKNIELYRRLWSASNVEFTEGERN; translated from the coding sequence GTGACAGATCACCAAGTTAGCGAACTGGCAAAAGATGCAGCGGCAAATATCAAGCTGACCAGCAAACAAGGTAAAGCCGCATTACGAGAACTCTTAGCTCCCGTACAATTGGCGCTGCAAGTTGGGCAAGTAATGGCGGTTATATCCGCTATTTTGCGAGTGTTTCCTTTCGTTGCTCTAGTGGGGATCGGCAACGAACTCCTAACTTCACTAGGTAATGGCGCATCCCCCAACCAAAGCGTCATCATATTTTGGGTAAAGGTGTTAATCGGAACATTTTGTGGAGGGCTGCTCGCCTATTTTGTGGGCTTGTTGGTTACCCATATTGCAGATAATCGTCTATCTGCAAGTATTCAGCAAAAGATTATTCGTTTTCTGGGGCAAGCTCCTTTAACTTGGTTTAGCGATAACACTTCTGGGCATGTGCGGAAAGTGCTGCAAGACGATGTAAAGAATCTACATGCGCTAGTAGCACACCGCCCCGTAGATTCGCTGATCGCCACCCTAATGCCCATATTTTGCGCGGGTTATACCTTCACTATTGATTTAAGACTCGGACTTTTAGTAATTGTTACGGTGCCGATTTACATCATTGCCTACGCGGTGATGATGCGGGGAATGGGCGATAAATCCTTAGAACTTGATGCAAAACTTGATCAGGTTTCCTCCGCAATGGTGGAGTTCGTAAAAGGCATCCAGGTGGTTAAGACTTTTGGGATCACCGGAAAAGCACACCGCAAATATGCCCACAGCGCTAATGAAGCCTGTGACTATATGGAGGAATGGAATCGGCCAATGGTGCATGCGGCTTCCCTGACCGCCGCCCTCACCTCTACCCCATTGATAGTTTTCTTATTTGGGATTGTCGGCCCCTGGTTCGTCTCCAAGCATTGGGTTAGTCCGGTAGAAGTAGTTGCCGGTTGTTTAATTGCCATCGCATTGCCCTCATCAATTAACCTGGTAACCCAGCTTGCTTGGAATTACCAGTTAGCAGGTGCCGCGGCCAAAAGGATTCTTGATCTTCTTAGGGTAAAGCCCCTCGCCTGCCCTGATCAGTCGCTGCATTTACCCCAAGACGCAAGCATCGAATTTGAAAATGTATCGCTCAGCTATGACCATACCCTAGCTTTGGATAATATCTCTTTACGTTGTGCGCCTGGTACAGTAACCGCACTCATGGGACCATCAGGGGCCGGAAAAACCACCCTGGCCAAATTGGCCGCCCGCTTCCTGGATCCCGATACAGGCACAGTACTAATCGGTGGAGTCAACCTTAAAGACCTGAGTAGAACCGATCTCTATCGTCACCTTGGGTTCGTCCTGCAAGATGCACAACTCTTGCGGGCTTCTATCCGTGACAATATTTCTATCGGGCGGCACGATGCAGATGAGACCGAGATTATTATCGCTGCTCGCCAGGCACAGATTCATGAAGAAATTATGGCACTGCCTAAAGGATATGACACTGTTGTCGGGGAAGATTTGAAGCTATCTGGGGGGCAAGCTCAGCGGATTGCCATCGCCAGAACTCTACTATTGGATGCGCCGATACTCATATTGGATGAGGCGGCAGCCATGGTAGATCCGGAATGTGAAGCGCAAATTCAGAAAGCTATTAACCATCTAATGGCCGGGCGTACTGTTCTGGTCATCGATCACCGCCCCGATTCAGTCAAGAACGTCGATCAAATCGTCCTACTTGATAAAGGGCAGCTGGTGGCCTGCGGTGATCACCAGAAGCTAAAAAATATAGAACTCTACCGCCGCCTATGGTCGGCATCCAATGTTGAGTTTACGGAAGGAGAACGAAACTAA